The DNA segment AATCAGGGAGGCCAGCCGACAAAGCCATAAAgacgagcgagagggggagagacgcACGAACGAGTCTGAAAGAAGTGCCCGAGATATGAAAGGActctgcgcgcacacaccaaaTCGCtagagagacacacacacacacaatccTGCACTCCTGTGCGCCGCCTAGACTCTCCTTTTGATACCTCAAACATTGGAGATGGGAGGTAAGCGGCCATATGTGGCGTAGTCCACGTTCGTGCCCGTCACGACGATGCTAGAGCGAATCGAGTGATTCTTGTGGAGCCTCGTGCAAGCTGTGTTGGAAGAAGAGGGTCGGCaaggctgcagcgccgccggtgtAGTTGCAGCGCAGTGTTCCTGAACGGCTGCGGTAGCCACAGGGGCCATGATCTCGGTGGTCACGGCTGTCACAGCGGTGTCcagcgcggcgccagcgtcCTTGAAGCTGCCCTTGGTGGAGTTGaacggcagcaacgacgTCTGCCGGTCGTAATCCTTGAGAGCCGCGTACAGCTCCGGGTGCACGTAAGAGGCAAGGTAGTTCTCGACGAGATCTCGCAGCTGGGCGAAGAGGGGCACGAGGAGACGGTATCGCCGCTccgtctgctgcagccggcgtgccatcagctccttctcttcctgcGCCTTCTTGACCTTGTACCCGCCCATTgtctccgcctccacctgcAGAGCGACAGTCTTATCTTTCAGCGTTGACACATTGCGCTGGTACGCCTGTAACTCCTTTGTGAGCTTGTCGTTCAGCTCCGTCAGTTGGCGGTACCCCGCCTGGTCACCGATCGCGCACTCCAGGCGCTCAATCGTGCGCTTCGCGATGAGTAGCTCGCTGCGGAGATCGCGGCTCTCCGCCTGCAGAGCCTTCACGGCCTCGTCGTGCTTCAGGCCGGTCAAGCGCGCCTCTTGCTCCATTTCCCGAATGCGTTCCTGTAGACGGCGCACGTTACGCTCCGCCATGTCAGCGCGCTCGCACTCCTTCGCGTGCGCAGACTGCTGCGTATGGAGCTCCTCTGTGAGTCGGCTCTTCAGCTGCTCCGTCtcgacgcgcagctgctctaCATGGTTAGTGtgggtgcgccgctgctgcgttgccGTCTCGGTCATCTCATTAATCTTCGTCCGGAGGTTTTCGCACTCGGCGTTGAGGTAGATGGTGTTGTGGATGTACTCAGAGTCTTTCCGCGCGGTATCAGCACGAAGACGCTCGAGCTCCTCGCTTGCGGTCGTGTGACGGGCGGTAACTTCTGTGAGCTGCTCGTACAGCTCTTGCTCCCGCTTACTGGAAGACTCCTGAAGCGAGTCCAGCTCGCTACGGAGGAAGCCACGCTCCGTCTCCGTCGTCGTGAGCTGCGTCCGTAGCGCGTTCGTATCCAGCTCATGCTCTCGGAGAAGCTGAGCGCTGGCAGACTCCTGCTTCGCGATATCTGCCTTGAGCACCGCAATGGTCTCGAACGCCTCGCGATCCTTGCGCTCCAtcgtctcctgcagccgctgcagccgtgtCTTGAGGCTGTCAATCTCGGCACGGGTGAGAATCTTGTGGTTAAACTTGTCGTCCTCGGCCGTCTCCTTCGCCTTCAAAGCAATTTCGAGGTCTTTCTTCTGATtggccagctccgcctgcatTGCCGTGTTGGTGGCGTGGTCAGTCTGCGCCTGCTGGGCGGCTTTATGCGAGACTGACGTGAGctcctccttcagcgccgcgcacTCCTGCCGCGCTTCGGACAGCTCAGCATTTAGCTTCTCCGCCTCGTTGCGGTGAACGTCAAGCTCCAGCtccagctggcgctgctgcacggcagcggccgacAGGGCCTGCATCATCTCTGTCAGCGCACTCTGGCGGGCCACCtccgcgtcgcggcgcagctgcccggccgcctccagctccgcctgccgCTTCTGGGCAAGCTCGTGTAGTCGCTTGTTGTCCTCACGCACAGACTCGAGCTGCGTGTTCAAGATGCCGACCAGCAAGTTCGACTTCTCCTCCTGCTTGCGGACGtggtccacctcctcctgcaaCTCCGTGGCCGTCGCCTTGTAGCGCTCTGTCTCCGCCTGCATCACGCGCAGGAGCATGACTGTCTCCTCATCGtctggcggtgccgctgccgcagacTTCTTAGCGCGTgtatcctcctcctcggcggcggcagcggcggcagcggcttccgCAGCGCTCGTCGCCTTCGCCTGCTCGAGTTCCAACCTAGCGTACTTCATCTCCAGCTCTTGGTGAGCCTGCTGCAGTGCATCGTACTCTGCCTCCCACTTTCGCTGCGCCTCTTGGTGCGCCTGATCCGCTGCGGccatccgctgctgcgagtcCGTatgccgcagctgcgtcagctcCAATTCGTTTGTGAGTAGCCCTACCCGGCGCAACGCAGACGCTTTATCTTTCTCCAGCAAGTCATTCTCCCGCACCTTgagcgccagcgtcgcctgagcctcctgcagctcctgcaccttCTGCGCAACGCTGGCAGCAATTTCTCGTTCCTTGGCATCGTAGTAGGCCTTGCGTTCCACCTCGGCTAACGTGTTGCGCACATCCCTTTCGCGATTCCGATGCGCCTCGAGTAGCTTTCTCCACTCCTCCTCGatgagctggcgcagctcacACTCCTCGTTGCGGAGACGCCCCTTTTCCGTCTCTTGGCGCAGAAGCTCGGCCtcctgcgccagctccgctTCCCTGGCAGCGAGTGCCAGAGACGACTTGGCGCGGCCTGCCTTTTTCGCTGGCATGTGTGCCTTCTAGGTTTACAACGTTGCGTTGCAAACGCTGCCTCGGGTTCctgagaagggggagaaaaaaaaagaagaacggAGCGAACGGGTTCCTTTCTGGTGTGTGGATGTGGGAATAGCAGCTGCGGAGTGTATGACTGCCAAAGGCACGTACACGGGAAAtgcacaacaacaacagaaagaAGCACAGtccagcaaaaaaaaagacagacTGGAATAGTGCAGTCTTTTCTCGGCGCCCAATGTGAAATGTCTACTAGTACTTCGTCGCCACTTCTACGAAGAGGCACGcgacaaggaggaggaagacacAAAGCATGAGAAAAGCGCGATATGGAAACGTGTGGCAGCgcgaagagaaggaaaaaggCAGAACAGATAGATGAGGAGGGAGATGCACAATACTGCGTCGTGTTGTGAGTAGCTCCGTTGCTGATACCTTTCCAGGTGAGCTCAGCGACATTGCCCCTTCACAAGGAACATATGATTGtttttattattattattattctATTTTTTGTTGTTGAAACGCTCCAGTGTGCAGAGAGCCAACACATCATCTGGCGGACACGACAGCACACCGAAGACATTTTCCCGCGCTTTCGCCGTCTCGCCTacagagcgagagcgccgccaaCAAAATGGAAGCGTGCGacaaagcgaaaaaaaaagcagtgCGCTCCATCGTGTCACGTGCGCGAGTGCGGCTCgcagaaggagggggagggggggcacgCGCTCGATGCAGGCGACGTCCCCCGCACATTTCTTTatgttgttgtttgttgtCGTCGTTCAGGGAGAAAGACGGACAAGTCACATGGAAAGCACCTGTGGCAGgaaggcgcaggagagcacagaagggggtgggcggaGTGTATGTACGGTCAGCTGATCCGCTCAGCGCAACACGGAGTGAAACCCAAATCAACAAAAAAGTTCCGGAAGGAACGGAAACGGAAGAGAATCACAATTCTATGGCGCCAAAACAGATATCAAAACTGGAAACCATGAAGATGCAGAagctggaaaaaaaaagaaaaggaagaggcggaggcgacgctggAAGTGGTAGACGGGGAGCAGAGGTAGCCGCGAAGAACGCCGCGACAAGAGCAATACAGGGGACAACAACTCCAGCAGAAATGAGAAACGGAGAGCACGTCGACTGCTTCTACACCCCtcactcccctccccctctccctcctcttcctcttaCACCGCTTGCCTCTCTGCGTAGCTTCTTCGTTCTATGAGGAAGGACGAGTGCTTAAACGGACGCAAACGCGAGAAGGGGGATGCGGTCGAAAAGGCGGAAAGAAAAACTGGTAAAGCAACACGAACAGGCATTGACATACATGCGTGACGAGATCGAGAGTGGAagtggtggctgcggcagagggggtgggggtgcgaAGAAAGACACCATCGTAATAGGAGTAGGGAATAATGTGATCAAGTAGCGCTCTGGCACggcacacagcacacacctCATCATTTCGTGCGTGCACATACAGTCCGAAATTCGGCCACAACGCCACGCGAATCGGTGTCGCCGTGACATCCTTTGTCGTTCCTGTCAAGCTTCACCAGCTCGCAGTGCCGCAGTGCCACGGCTCTCGTCGTGGTCACACATCTAGCGCGGCGTTTCACAAGGGTAATCTAAGGAtagcaacaacagcaaaaagtGGGAAAAAGCGCAGCGAAGCAATGAAAAAGATACATGTAAACACGAAATCAACCAAGTAAAGATGCGCTGTCCTCTTCATCTCCTGAAATTGTTGTTGAGGACCGTCTCCAGCTGCGACAGAATTCCGGTTTGATCAACGAGAAAAGGCTCAGCGGTGCCGTCTGCGTTGATGTAATACTTTTGGCCAACGTTGTGGCGTCGGTCACTCTGCCAGCGAATGTCCACCATAGCGTTGCAAACGACTTGCGAGCGCAGGTTCGACAGGCGGAACAGCGTGAAAGACCCAGACGGGTCGGGGAATACTTTGCGAATGTACACGAACTTCGTATCCCGCGGCACGTGGGACATGCTACGGTGGTGGATGTAGGCAGcatgcaccgccgccggagtAAGTCCCTCGGCCTTCAAGCGGCTAAACTCATCTACAAATCCAGTGATGCAGCGTAGTACGCCGCCCAGGTACCGCTGCGCCTCAGGCAGGCTAAGAATGCGCGCCTCTTCGTCGTAGAACGTTTGTACGTGTGGGTGGGGTTGACTGCGGTTCGTGCTCTCGTTGTTCATGCACGGCACATAGAGGACCAGTTTCGAGTACACGTCCAACACAGCAGTGCCGACGCCTGCCTCGGTCGGAAACATGGCCCCGTAGCGACCAGGCTGCAGTGAGTAGTACATGACGACGGTGTCCTCGTTTGTAAAAGAGTAGAAACGCACCCAGCCACCACTAAGAAAGTCGTCCAAGAATTGCTGGCGATTCCGCTCCTCGCGCGGCAACGCCAAAAAGGCGCCGTTGGGCCGGCCCAGCACATGGCTGTATGTCGGAGCACCCCCCCGGCCAAGatcagcagccgcagctcctgctccgTCCGCCGGCCTTGTTGTCGAAGTGTTGCACGTGGGCGCCATTGCGTTCGTCATGGAGTAGCGCGACGGCAGGATGGAGGCAAAGTTCTTAGGAGGAATCGCAGCAGGGACCTGGAAGGCACCGAGGTGGGCCTTCAAAGCGGCTGCAGGAAATGGCGCGGCTgggccgcggcgcggcagtggtgggcCGCCCTGTGCGGTGTGCCCGCTAACGGAGGGGGCACGCGACTGCTGTGCTCGCCCGCGTGGCACCTGAGGCGGCATGATGGCATGCTTCGCCACGTGTTCCTCCACGGCGGCTCGCTTCGCCGTACCGGATGGAGACGGCGCATGCGCGGACTGCTTCCACTCCTCGCGACGGCGCTTGTGGGAACCCTGAAGCCCCTTCTCCGCTCTCgatgaggaggcgctgcgcggcacacgcggctgatgctgcagctcgcgGGGCCGGTCCGCGACCTCAGCGCGGATTGTGATGACTTCCGCGCGCGCCATCTCCAGGCTCTCTGCGCGGCGACGAGCAGCAATGCCGATGATCTCACCGTTGCAGTTGTACTGCGGCGGTGTGGCCGGCCCGGACAAGAGTGGGTCACGGGGCAGTGCCTGTTtccgctgctccacctcctccatgaTATCGCGCAGCTCGGCGGAACTGCGCGGCTGCACCTGTGCGCGCGACTCCTTGCTTGGTACCTGCACCTGGGGCGGCAAGTCTAGTGAAAGGCTACCGCTAGACGAGGTGGATGGTCGGCCACGCCTACTACCTGCGCGCTCCCGTTTCTGGGAGGATTCGCGGCCGGTGGCGGACGCGCGTGCACTCACCTTGGGAAAGTCAGCCTCGCGGTGCTCGGCCACCATTGCGTCGAAGTCCACCACACTGTGCGCATTCGGGTCTCCAATGCTGATGCGGCCACCGGTCGATGTGCGGTTATATGTGGGGCGtccggagcggcagcggctggcgcGCAGCTTCGGCTCACTCTGGGGAGCCTCAGGCAGCTGTACCTCCAGCAGGCTCGGTCTCTTCGGCTCGTCCCAGAGCATCGTGTTCATGCGAGACGATCGCCGCGGTGAGGGACTTTCGCTCGGGCCGCGACAGCGCAAGGTATGCCCCTGCAGCTTTGCGGTGGAGGTGAAGCGCTTTGCGCACGTCACACAGACAAAGTTGACGTCTTTGAACTTGCCGGAATACGCACATTTCATGCAAACATCGTAGTCGCACTTGTAGCATCGGAAGGCCGGCGACTCGCCCGTGATCTTAAGAATGCCGCGATCGCAGACATTGCAGTCGAAGCCGTTGTAGCCGTGCGGCATCGAGGTCAACTTTGTCATTACGTGCCCGTTCATGCACTTGAACTCGCGCTCGATCTCGGCCGTCATGTCGCGTGGCAGCGATACCACGGCGCGAAGGTTCCAACGAGTGGCGGTGTCACGCCCCGGGTACACCACTGCGTACTGGACCGGGCTGGAACGCACCAGTCTGCCCTGCTCCTGCTCGGTCAAGCTGACGCTTCGACGCACTGATCGAGACGTGCGAGATGCGGCTACCTCGCGATCGGCAACCTCTGACACCAGTGAGACGCTGCCACACCTCCCACGGGCAGACTGGCGAGCCAGAGACTGATTGCGCAGCTTTCctcgctgcacctcctcggACTGGAGGATGTCGGCCCTGGCATCCTCTTCCGCCCGCGCCAGAGTAAGGAGGCACCAGAGGACATTGTAGGTTTCGTAGTACTCAAgctccagctgcgcacgGCCGCGTTGCTCAGTGGCTTCGATACGCTCTAGCCcttcgcgcagcaccgcctccgccgatCGCTTCGGGCGGAACTGTAAATTCTCGGCAAGGTTGTTCAGAGGCAGGCCACTCGACGGCGAAGGTTCCAGCAAGTTGAGCTTCTGGAGCAGCGAGAGTGGGCAGGACAGTGGCCGGCGGTTCCACACAGAGTCCTCGAGCACCTCCATCAGCGTGGCGCGCTGCGACGGTtcgcggtgcagcacgcgctccaCAAGTCGGCAGAGCTGTGGATCTCCCCTCCACTCCCTTGGCCAACTCCATGCAGCACCCGCTACAGCGTTGAAGAGGGCAAGCGACTTGTGCTCCTTGTCCAGTTGGCGCATACCTTTCTGTTCTATCGCCTCGAGATACGGATTCATGCGTGTCAAGAGCACGTAGAGGACCACACCAATACTCCACGTGTCCACCTCCTTCCCGTAGCTCAGTGAAGGGGCGTCCGAGTTTTTTGTCATTCGCTTGTAAACCTCAGTCGCCATTTCAGGCGCCATGTACATTGCTGTACCGGCAACCGTCTTGCGAGGATGCGCCTCTGATATGCGGCTGGAAAGTCCGAAATCTGTAATCTTCAAATTACCTTCGTGGTCAAACAGGAGATTCTGTGGCTTCAGGTCGCGGTGAATGCAGCCTTTGGAATGAATGTAGGAGATGGTGTTCACCAGGGCCCACCCAATCCACAAAATCTCCGGCACATCAAGACCCCTGCTGGCTATGACGTCATGAAGCGACTTGCCTGCGCACCGCTCCATCACTACGTAGGCGCGATCTTCATCCCTACCAGCAGCATAGAATTTCACAATGTTGGGATGGCGCGAGAAATGGCTCATGAgcgtcacctcctccttcagTCGCTTCCAGTCATTTTCGCTCATGCGCTTCGATGACACCTTGAGCGCGTAGGCCTCACCGCTGTTCGAAACGGCATCAAATACCTTTCCAAACCCACCTTTTCCAAGCAGCCCGGTAGTAACCAGTCTAaggtcctcctcctcgaagtAGACCGTCATGTGCTCCAGTGGATGATCGTCGTCCTCTGTTTGGTCAACGACACACTTTTGGATGTGCGGCGTCTTCACGGTGCTTCCAAGTCGAGAGATGGCGGGGGTCTGCGACAAATCGCGCGGCATAGATATCGCTCCACCCCGTGGTGGAGTCCTCGACAACGAGCTGCAAAAGTGCGACATCAGAAGACAAGCGACCCAATGTCTACTCTGTGGATACACCAGAGTCTAGCAGACGGCACTGTTGGTGTTCGTGGTGGTGCCCGGGCGAGCTTctaaaaagaaaaaaaatacTCTATGAAGACAGCAGCTACAGGTCACGTTAGTGGTTGTACCTCGGCTCCTCTGTTTCTTTGTCAGCAAGTATTTCACCTTTTCCCCTCCACACGCCGCGACTACGTGCAACGTGTGGTAGTCGAGATCGCTCGACTTTTTGTTACGTATAAGagcattttttttgtttggaGAAGCAAGTATGGACATCCGTATTGAAGCGTGAAGGTCATCGATTGAGGCACCGActaattttttttttgctgaACAACCTTGGAAACATGTTACTGGATGCATGTTACATGGGAAGTGTGCGGAAGGCTACGAGGCACGCTCAGCACAGCTGCAGATGTTCCCAAAGGCGCAATTCGAAACGTCCTTAGACGAAATCCATGTTACCGCCAAAATATCAACTCTTTCCTTAGACAAGGTGAACACTCCTTTTGGTTGTTTTCTTCGATGCGGCGATACAACATCAACATAAAATGTGTGGATGTAGTACGCCAGAGAGACGCGTAAAGGGTGCGAAAAACACAGCATTGGCAgatcaaaaaaaaaaaagctacTTTGACAACTGTGCGgcggggaaaaaaaagagctaCTTAGCGGCAAAGAATGGAGAAGATAGAATCACACAAGCGACCGCGCCTGCAGCCGGCAAGAGTCACCTCTCTGTAATTTTCAATACTCACCCTGCTCTTTTCGTCGTTTATTCGCCCCCTCTTTGGGCATCATTGTCAAACCGAAGAACAAGAGCGTTTGTTTTCTTCGAAAGAGCTGCTGCCACGGTGCTGCGTGTTCCAGAGTCTACGCAGAATTCGGCTCTGGTTTTACCTCACATGTCGCCGCTGAAGTATTCTGAGCGGGAATGTCAGAGCTGGTCGTTGGGGTTATTGGTGTAGGAGTAGTCTTCACACCGGTATGAATGCACGCAATGCCACCAGTCAAGTTCTCATAGCGCACATACCCAAAGCCAGCGTCGCGGATCATCTGCGCAAACGTCTCCTGGTCCGGGAAAGCGCGTATGCTATCCACTAAATAGCGGTAGCTCTCTTCATCCGCCAGCATGCGCCCTGCCTGCGGCATAAAGCCGTAAGACCACAATTCATAAGGCACGCTCAAAAGCGGGCAGGTCACTCTGCTGAACTCCAGCAcgtgcagcgcaccaccTACCTTGAGTACACGAAAAGCTTCGCGCAGCGCCTTTGGTCTATCGCTGAAGTTGCGGATGCCAAAGGACACTGTGTAGCTGTCAAACGCGCCGTCCTCGAACGGAAGCTCCTCGCCACTTGCGCAGACCCAGTCGATGTCCATGTAGCCCTCGCGCTCCGCACGCTTCTGACCTTCCTTGAGCATCATAGCGTTTATATCACACACAACAACTTTCGTGCCATCCAGAGTCTTCGGCACTATGCCAAACGACTGCCCGCGGGCACGGATACTGTCAGTGATCCTGAAGGCAATATCGCCCGTTCCACCCGCAACATCCAGGAACTTGCTGCCAGGCAACGGGCAAACACAATCCTCGACAAAGTGCTTCTTCCAGATGCGGTGAATGCCTAAAGAGAGGACATCGTTCATCATGTCGTACTTGGTCGCCACGGAGTCGAAGACTTTCTTCACGTATGCATCACCAAGGCCCATGTTGCGGCCCAATCGTGTGTAATGtagcatttttttttctgccttgtatatatatatatatgtagcCTTCGAGGTATGCGTTAATTGTATTGCCTCGATGGTGTTACTTAAGTGTGATCAGTTATGTTTTCTGGAAGTCCTCGATATGCATAGGAGTGAAGTAAAAAAGTGGGAATGATGGCATGGCTACACTAAGTGGAGCTTGAATGAGTCTTGTACATCAAAATAGAAATGATTAGCGATTCCATAAAGGATGTCTTGGTCTTCAAAGACCTACGTCCTTCACAGAAAAAATAAGCTCGGCCTTGCTACCCAGCGGGGACTCTTCCCAACAGCTGTGCGAGCTGAAAACAAGATCAAACACACGCATCGACATAAGACAGCCCGGTAGCAGGGTCGCGGAGAAGTGATAAACAGCCGTATTACCAGAGAAACCTTTGTTTTCTTCAGACTCAGCTTTTTTTAGGcggcttttttttctctagATCTATGAGGCAGAGTCGGAGAGCACATGCAAGTCGCCGTCATCACCCCCGACACAAACTGCGCTGTGTTTGTTAGACGCAGAAACGCTACATATCTGGTCTGACCACTCAGAAAATGggcaagagaaaagaagggaCGGGGACCATGTGCTCTTCTTCAAATCAGAGGGCAAAAACGCGCAGTCGTCATCGCTCTCACCCTCAGGCAGAAGCACTCTGGCAGCCATGAAGCCATCCATAAAGGATGTTTGCTTATTTTTCTGCGTACCGGTGAAGCTGCGTTTCAAAACACCAGCGGTTGATTGGCTTTCGGTCGCACAGGGAGGGCGGCCGATATCGTAAAACAAAAGACTGTTTGACGAAACATGGGGATAAATGAGACAATCGAGCAGAGGCATAACAGAGAGCTTTGGTGGTGAGAGGTTGGCTGAAAGTTGAGTGCGGCGTGAGTCGCTGGTGCTGACGCGCGTCACTTCTTCAAAAGACGACGCACCAATTGAGAAGCAAGCAATGTCGCCAGAATCGGTGTTGAGCCACAACATTGGCGCACCGCACCTGCACGACGATAATGGGCCGATAACGTGCAGCGCTTCGATCTCTCCACCGACAGAACTTATTGCAACAGGCTCGTTACGCTTTCGCAAGTCCCAGAGTACGAGCATTCCATCTTTGGTACCAGTCAGTAACTCAACGCAATTGCTACGATCCGCTACTTCAACGGCCGTGATTGCTGTTCCTTGCGCAACTCGTCGCGTGCCCGGGTTACACGCACTCAAAATtgcaggtggtggcggggccTCAGTACAAAGCACAGGACTTGCAGTCCGCACATCGACAAGTGCAGTACAGCCGTTGGACaaagcagcgacagcgacggcgtctgACACTGTTACTACGGCGGTGGTTGCCGAGACGCTACTCACAAGCGGAGAGCAGCTGTCAAATCGTAAAGCGCGAAGGTTGTACGTACGGAGCGGCTCTCCTGTTGCTTCATCCAAGTCCTCCAGGTCAAAAATATCGAGCTGTTGAGCACCACTATAACCACAAATGGTGTTTAATGAGCTGCCAAGAAACTGTGTGACTAAGAGCCCAAAGCTGATTCTATTTTCTCCTCCTAGTCGTGCTTGCACCGTGGCCGATTTGAGCTCCAGAACTGGCTTCGATGTTTCGCATGGCACCTTGCCATCTGCAAGCCACGAGGACGCGCCGAAAAGCTGAAAACCGGAGCGTTGAGCGGCAATGATGTACTCATCTCTGGGGTCCCATGCAGTGCTCAGGATGGAATATCTGAAGGTGTCCAGTGGTGAGACAAGCAGCTCCCCATCGCCGCTGTTGCGAGCAGGGTGTAGGCTTGAGACAACAGTGCGAATTACTGGTGCCTTGCAAAGTGCAAATGCGTTGCAAGGGTGCAAGCGACGGCCATACTTCGAGTGCGCGAAAAAACCACTGCAGAGGTGTGGGCGAAGATGGCGAAGCTGCGAAGCCAGTGTGTTGGCCGTTCGTGAACCGATAGGATATGAGTTCGCATATTCcccgtcgcgccgccgcttcatTGTGGATTTTGTCTCTGTTTCACCTTTTGTTGGCAGCCCCACCCTTCTTTGGGCGGAGCCGATGAATCCGGAGAGGGTGGTCTGCATAGGCGCCTGTCGGGTGATCCTGGCAAAAAGAACCGAGAGCAGAGGAAaggtggggaggaggcaaTGATTACGGGTCGGGCCGTAGGCGGGGGCCGCGGATAGGGTTGCTGGCGTTTCCGGGTGGCGCCACCTTTTGTGGCCCTTTTGCCCGCgccggggagggggcgttgGCGGCTCTTTCCTGGGCCGCCCCTTGGGACCATCCGGGGAGCCCcacacccccccccccggccactgaggggaggggacgcgggccccagcgccgccaccacgcccAAGCACGAAGGAGGGCGGAAAGCTCAACAGGCGAGCCAGCGGGGAAAAAAAGCAGAGACGAGAGCCGAAAGCCGCACCCAAAACAACCTGGCTAACGGGAGTGGGGCGGTTCTCCTGCAGAGTCGGGGCTTTTCTGCCAGCCTGCGTGGGCGATTTCTTGCAAACGAAACGCTGGGCGGGCGGAGGCCCCTGCGCTTCTAATCTCATGATCGCTTTCTCGCGTGCCGGAAAACATTTTTTTCTTCGAAGTCCCAGTCCATCGCAAATAGGTCCGCAACAGTGTATACACGCCTCCGCAACCACAGCGCCCCAACCCTCTggccgcacggcggcgacatCTCCTGGTCGCCGAGAACGAGCCGCCCTGCGGGGTagaagaggtggtggtggtgggccagACGCGTGCCGAATGAGCTCGAGGAACAAGTCGGCCAGCCTCCGGTGAGAGCCCTTCAGAGCCTCTGCAACCCGGCCGTATGCCATGCTTCCGGCACCCGTGCCCTCATATCAGCCCACCGCGTCGGACGCAGGAGACGCCGCATGCtctgcgcacacatgcgcccTGGCGTCGATTCGTATGGTGCCCTTCGCGCCCTTTTTCGCCCATCACTCTTGCGCATCGGACAACCGCACGCCTTGCATGGATGCGGCACACCCATGCCAGCTGTGCatggcagcgcctgcgcaccgtgcgCTCTCGCCTTTTCATCCAGGTCCTGTGGCCTGCCTCAGGGCACGACGCAGCTGTCCGGGTGGCGGgcatcctcctccatctccgtcGATGTCGTGGCGGCGAGTCGGAATGGGTTGGCCCACATGCGCCGCGACGGGGGGACGCTGCCAT comes from the Leishmania infantum JPCM5 genome chromosome 36 genome and includes:
- a CDS encoding putative ubiquinone biosynthesis methyltransferase, which translates into the protein MLHYTRLGRNMGLGDAYVKKVFDSVATKYDMMNDVLSLGIHRIWKKHFVEDCVCPLPGSKFLDVAGGTGDIAFRITDSIRARGQSFGIVPKTLDGTKVVVCDINAMMLKEGQKRAEREGYMDIDWVCASGEELPFEDGAFDSYTVSFGIRNFSDRPKALREAFRVLKVGGALHVLEFSRVTCPLLSVPYELWSYGFMPQAGRMLADEESYRYLVDSIRAFPDQETFAQMIRDAGFGYVRYENLTGGIACIHTGVKTTPTPITPTTSSDIPAQNTSAATCEVKPEPNSA
- a CDS encoding putative protein kinase: MSHFCSSLSRTPPRGGAISMPRDLSQTPAISRLGSTVKTPHIQKCVVDQTEDDDHPLEHMTVYFEEEDLRLVTTGLLGKGGFGKVFDAVSNSGEAYALKVSSKRMSENDWKRLKEEVTLMSHFSRHPNIVKFYAAGRDEDRAYVVMERCAGKSLHDVIASRGLDVPEILWIGWALVNTISYIHSKGCIHRDLKPQNLLFDHEGNLKITDFGLSSRISEAHPRKTVAGTAMYMAPEMATEVYKRMTKNSDAPSLSYGKEVDTWSIGVVLYVLLTRMNPYLEAIEQKGMRQLDKEHKSLALFNAVAGAAWSWPREWRGDPQLCRLVERVLHREPSQRATLMEVLEDSVWNRRPLSCPLSLLQKLNLLEPSPSSGLPLNNLAENLQFRPKRSAEAVLREGLERIEATEQRGRAQLELEYYETYNVLWCLLTLARAEEDARADILQSEEVQRGKLRNQSLARQSARGRCGSVSLVSEVADREVAASRTSRSVRRSVSLTEQEQGRLVRSSPVQYAVVYPGRDTATRWNLRAVVSLPRDMTAEIEREFKCMNGHVMTKLTSMPHGYNGFDCNVCDRGILKITGESPAFRCYKCDYDVCMKCAYSGKFKDVNFVCVTCAKRFTSTAKLQGHTLRCRGPSESPSPRRSSRMNTMLWDEPKRPSLLEVQLPEAPQSEPKLRASRCRSGRPTYNRTSTGGRISIGDPNAHSVVDFDAMVAEHREADFPKVSARASATGRESSQKRERAGSRRGRPSTSSSGSLSLDLPPQVQVPSKESRAQVQPRSSAELRDIMEEVEQRKQALPRDPLLSGPATPPQYNCNGEIIGIAARRRAESLEMARAEVITIRAEVADRPRELQHQPRVPRSASSSRAEKGLQGSHKRRREEWKQSAHAPSPSGTAKRAAVEEHVAKHAIMPPQVPRGRAQQSRAPSVSGHTAQGGPPLPRRGPAAPFPAAALKAHLGAFQVPAAIPPKNFASILPSRYSMTNAMAPTCNTSTTRPADGAGAAAADLGRGGAPTYSHVLGRPNGAFLALPREERNRQQFLDDFLSGGWVRFYSFTNEDTVVMYYSLQPGRYGAMFPTEAGVGTAVLDVYSKLVLYVPCMNNESTNRSQPHPHVQTFYDEEARILSLPEAQRYLGGVLRCITGFVDEFSRLKAEGLTPAAVHAAYIHHRSMSHVPRDTKFVYIRKVFPDPSGSFTLFRLSNLRSQVVCNAMVDIRWQSDRRHNVGQKYYINADGTAEPFLVDQTGILSQLETVLNNNFRR